AATGTCAGAGAGAAACTAGGGAAGTAGGTTTtgtgtattaaaaagaaaaaatgatggtTTTTCcagagaatttgttttaaaatagcttGGCTTATGTAGCAAACTCTCTTGATATGATATATCTTCCACCAAACCAAAATGCTGAGTCTGAACTTCTCGGCTCAACTCAAAGGTGACAGACAGGTAAACATCTCTGTGAACACTATGTTAGTGTTGATTTCTTCCCAGAGCCATTGCTTCTGCTATCATCAGCTATAGagaaaatttcttataatttattttcaaaatacttataAAACACATGGATGCAAATTACACAGGTAATATTTCATAAGCCAAAATatgatttgttaaaaaatttatttaaagattggcacctgagctaactgttgccaatctttttttgtttcttctccccaaagccccccagtacatagttgtatattctagttgtgagtgcctctggttgtgctacgtggaccgctgccccagcatggtctggtgagtggtgccacgtccgtccccaggatcagaaccagcgaaaccctgggccgctgaggtggagtgcgcgaacttaattACTCAGCCACGGCGCTTAACAACATTATTTAACCACATTACTTAACAACATTAAAGTCGCGTTCACATAAAAATCCTACTTAAATTATAGCTTAAGTTCTAGGCCTAAACACACTTACCAAAATTCAGTAGAAGCAGTTAATTCAAGAATCTTAGAAGTAcctctttaaaagagaaagaaatgatatattttagCTAAATGtctataataaacaaacaaagacaatATTTACACCTCCATGGAAATATTTAGAACATATTTTAGGCAtctcatattcaaactgcagataCTAAATTCTTATCTTTTCTAATAATAGGGAAGATATCTTTAAAtgctatctgtatatctaaaAAACTAaaccatattaaaaaattatgctgAGAAATGGAGTGACttatttaaaatcaaaagctTACTTATGTCAGATCTTGTGGTTCCAAATTCTATCTTGTTTATATTAAATTGTCTGTTCTCTGTGTTCAATTTCCTGctctcttatttatttctcatgttaaaaaaaatgttttttcctaagacacttttttttttaatcgaatAAAGGAGAAATGTTAACTAGAGCTTGGTCTAACTACGTTTTAGAATTTCAGACActttcataaaatggaaataatattctcTATCTTGACCTATCTCTAAGAATTACTTAAATTCTTAGGCATTTAggttaggaataaacttaaatattataaacaaacaCTTGAGAAATTTAAGTCCAATgtaaatccaatttatcaatataattatttttgattattGTAGTTGTATTTGCACtatatgatttataatttaatttccagcctagaaatttttatttaattttgttttagtttctacTTGAGAACTTgttggaattttatttctttatttcatttccttagcTTACTTTTATGACAAGTGAcaactctattttctttttaaattcaaagtaaaaaagGAGAACTCACCAGAACAGGGATAATTTGGtaagaatttgtctttctgtgactccGTGGATCCATAGTTGTCTGGTGTTGACGAACAATCTTGAAATATTGCGGCAAGGTGAACTTCTCATAATACTGgttgattttgttttagaaaaaaattataggtaATTATCCCAATATCCCATGTGTCAGAGCACACAGAACATAACCAAATAaactaaaactttatttatttagataaatTCTAAATGATACTAAGCTGACCTAATCAAAGGAAAGTTCATTCatacaaaattatttctatatttacatTCATAGAATGAACCGTAGAACTGAGAAAATTCTTTGATTAATTCAGACCCCATGGCCAAAATgcttaagtaaaaaagaaaaaaaagagaaaggatgtgTCAGAAGGCAAGATAATgataatttcttaatttactaAGATAAAtgtctcaattttattttcttttccatgtctgGTAGAAAAACCCTGGTTCTTAGAGTCATAGACAATGTGTGATTTTAATTTAGTAGAATCTGTGACACTGAGTCAATTGTTAATCTCTTTGAATGTCACTTACTTTTCAGAAGTAAATGAATTGAGAGAGAGCACTTTGCATAATACGTCATCTATTttgtgattaataaatatttatcacctCTGTGTTGCATTTTGAAGCATTTATATGGACCTGACTATAGATTATTGTAGGGATTAAAATTGGAATTAAGTACAGTGGCATCTGCTTTCAGAatagttttcctgttttcacaAAATGGATAATCAATGGGTTTTTAGAATAACTGGGGAATAATGGTTTGGTGGATATATGGCGATGATACAATTGGTACAATGGGAGAATGTTTTCGGAACAGTCTGACAGAGTATAAGGAAGACGTTTGTGAAAATGAGAACttataaaaaggtttttttgttattgagattgAGAAGACTGCAATTCAGCAGTGTCTAAGAGGAGTCTGGTTGTGTTATGAACGCCTCTATGGAAAATTTACCAGAAGTTTTaggtaattcttttcttcttcagtcagCTCAGTTTTCTGttaacaacaaaagcaaagcatgataaatataaaagaaaatattatgggatgatatttaattaattttgtttgaaTGAAAATTACTTACCTCAGTGACTACCTCAGTTGATTccttggggaaagaaaatgagaatcgGCTTTACTTGGATAGCCCACCAGTAATTTTGTCTAAGTCGTTATAGCAGACAACTAGGGCTAATTGTTTTAATAAATCAGGGCCAAGCCACTGCTTCCAAGAAACAAAGTGCTGCTTTATAGGAATTTATTATGAATTAAATGAGTTTAAATATTCATTATCAGAGCATTCTCTGTGTTAAGATAATGGTACTTTACtgcaaatatgttttatttgaaaattttcgtTTATCTATATTGTACAAATTCTTGTGGAGTATAGgcacatgcaaaaaatagaaagatagaatgagtgagggagagagaagaaagaaaagctaatCAGATCAGCTGAGGTATGTGGCAAAGCCTGCATGACTTTTCTGGGAACACCTGTTTTTTATTAGTGGccacaggagaaaaagaaagattgcaGTAAAATTTCAAGTTCCAAAAGGagtaaaaatctgattttttgaaaaagaaaaacacagtggaAATCATATAAAACTTATGCTACTTGGAAGGGTCTTGCTTACATGGAAGGACTTAATTGAAAGAATTCAGGACAAGTGAGAGAAATAAAGTTAAGAGGTAGAGAGACGTATTTTTAAGTAACTTAAAAATATCACTCATGTTAAGAGTATTTCCGATGTGcctactattaatattttaatattagtttttgaaaatattaattaaatatagcTTTTTATAGAAGCAATACTTTACCATATCAACAGTCTTCTTTGGgatttccttaaagaaataaaagaagaattagaCACTTCATTCTCACTATATTGGTTATACATAATTTCCTCTTGAATGTATACAGAAAAACCCCTTTTCTatagaagaacaaaattgaatttatttttattgctgcttTTAATCGCTGTTGTATCCTCAAGATCCAGGAGCATGGAAGGGACATAGTACTTGCTAAATATGTGTTTCTTGAATGAGTGATGAATGACATAGCTCATCAGGGAaccaataaaaagataaatttcatcTGACTGGTATGCGTGACTACATCCTTTTCTTGcttatatttatacaaaataagTAATGTTTATTGTatagccataaaaaaataaaaagtaatttcttaAATATAGTTATATAAATGTTTTTGCTTCCTGAGAGAAGCTGGTAGAGtccttaaaagaaattgaaatgataCATTTTAATCCTATttataaaattgccatttttcttttcttttcttttttagacttTTACTCATTCTCAGAGATGAAGTAAGtaggaataaaatgagaattttttttaggtGATGCGAAAATGTTTTTAGTATTTTGTGATATGCGTGCAGGGAGACATTGGAACAATAGCACTTTGTATGGATCTGAGTGAACTAGAGTCCTTATTCCAGAATGATACACTGGATTCTTCCCACTCTGTTTACAAAATTTAAGATGTACACGTCTTCTGGTGTGATAGCAATATTAATgggtgactttaaaaaaaagcagtatTAAAATTTTTGGTAAAGTCCACTAGCACAAATCTAATCTTTACATCCTTGGATGTGTGCATTTCTGTTCTGCCATCCACAAATTTTTCTGAGAGACCTGAAGTTCCAATTCTACCATATTTTGTAAATTGAGAATTATTGCTTAGAAAAAGAGTTCAAAGACTCTAGTACAATGCATAATAAGTGTATAATATCTTGCTAGTTACTGAGATACTGTGTTTGTAGTAAAATGCCTTACCTCACTGGTGAAGAGCTGTTCTGTGTTCTgtatcccagaaaaaaaaaaaaaaggccaagacAAGAGGACTTTTGTTATTTATTCCTCATATAAGAAAAATTTCCCTAAGACAAAACTGTTTCGTGAAACAAACTGGAAGAAAGAACTTGGAAGTCGTGTGAGTTACTTCACTTCCTTGCATTTTCTTACATTACAGTCTTTTCGTTACATGAAGATAATGATTTCTATCCCCTCCTGCATTAGAGAATTGTTGGAAGAaccaagcaaaataaaatatgagcaaCATTTAGGACACAtatgttaaatttaaatgaaattacttATTTGTCATTATTGTTACTTTCATTTATTACTATATCTGGACTATATTGTTTATGATTTAATTTCTGGACTATAAGATTTTCTTTACAATTGTTCTACTTTCTAAGTTAGAACTTGTTGGGCATTTTGTCTCTAGCTATTTTACATATCTTTATCCTTAGCTCATCCCTCcccaaaaacaaagaagaaaaacagaaccaaaagcaaaaccacaaacaacaaaaagcagCGCTCACCACAATAGGAATAAAGGGGGAGTCCCCTGTCTTAGTCTGATCCCATGGGGTCAGGACAATCCGAGGTTGACGAAGGGCCTGGAGATATTGGAGGAAGTTCAACTTCTCATAAACCTGGTTGATTTtgttctagaaagaaaagaaattatcaatCTTTGCTCCAACATTGAATCTCCTCCAGGGGCAAGAAGATCTTGGAGAGCTAAATTACTTAGAACTTTATTTAATTAGATAGTTTATAAATGATGGCTAATTTACTTAACAAAAGAATAGTCTGAGCACATAAAGTTTACTGTCTGTCTACATTTATAGTAAATTGcagaattaaagaaattatatgaTTAATTGAAGCCTCCAGAACAATACctatgtgaaaaaacaaaagtatgtataaaaaggaaaaggaaaatttcttgaaTTACAAGGTAAATGTCTGTCATTTCTTTTCCACATGTGTGAGAAGTCTGGTCTTTGGAGTTGGATAGAACTGAACTTTAATTCGCTTGATCCTGGGTGCTGGAATCCTTGACCCTGATCAgattgcttaatctctctgagcgTTACTCACCATGTAGGATTATATCTGTGACAATAGACAGAGTAGTTTGCATAGTGCCtgttatatttatctatatatctctaattatctatctagctatctatctatctatcatctatatatctatatatcaggCTAAAAAATATTCTAGTAAATTCTGGAGCCTTTGATCaaactctaaattttttttaacagattaaaTATGAAATCACAATGGCATCTTTCCTAAGGAGAATTTTTATACCATAGAGAttgaaaataaatggatataTAGAATGTCACTTGGTCTTTAGAATTGCCTTGGAATAATTATTGGATGAATCCATACTTACATTAAGAGTAGTACAGAGGGAGAATGCTActggaagcatttgacaaagtatAAGAACAACCTTTATAGCAATTAGAATTTCctaaaaagagagattttattaagaagtttctatttttaagtgCTCAGAGAGGCTGTTTCtgttataaaagttttaaaatgaatgtcTGCTGTGTGTAGGGATATGATCATAATAATTGTCACCTTTTGTAGATGCATCTATTTCTGTATTCCAAGCATTTTTCACATAATTTGTGTACATACTGTCTAATATAATTCTGCATGTATGGCTTGCACCTTTGCTCTTGAGATATCTGTCTATGATGCCATTGTCAAAAAGAAGTTGAGTGGGCGTTAACATGATACTTCAATTATGTCGGTATCAAACTCACATCATTTAAACTTGAAACAAATCTGAGGTTTGTAACTCTTTCAAAATAAGCTGGATAATTGCTCaacactcatttttttaaaaaaaatgtaaatccacAAATTTGATAAGATGGAaattaaagtaacaaaatagaaaaattatatttctgtaaatttgagGGTAAATATCTCATTGGGATAGAATGCATTATGTGCGCATTTAGGAGAAGAAACAGCCATGATATGATGGTTTACTTGGAACGGAAATTTGTATGAGAAGTTTACCAGTTGTTTTAGGTGGTGCTTTTCTtccacttccttttcttctctctgtttagAAAACAGAGCACTTGctataaaaataggcaaagagaaaacactgatagatgatattaatttcattttatgtgaaTTAAAATTACTTACCTCTGTGGGAAATTTAGCAGATTCCTtatgggaagaaaaggagagttaACTTAACTTGCATGATTTAGCCTTAAAGTTGTACTACATAAATAGGGTCAAATAATTGAATGTTTGGGGCCTATGCCACTACTCCTCagaaattatatcatttattaggaattcattaaattaaaatatttatcatcagAGCCCTCATTCTGTGTCAAAGCAATAACACGActcaaaatgtttcatttcaaaattttcatcaaTTCTACATTATTTGTACAATATCAAATGCCTACAGAGTGTAGACAAGtgacaaaaaaattacaaagtaggCTTGGTAAGGTGCATGGTAACCTACATCCTGCATACTCTTTCTAGAGGACACAATTGTTATTTATCAGTGGCCCTTGGCTCTCTGAGAGAGTTGCAGTTTAGAGAAAGAGTAAAGCCTGCTTCCTAGACGTGGAGAAGGAAGACTTCAGGCTGTGCCTCAGGCCACAAGGCTTAGGGCATCAgctatgctttttttccccaggcaCATTTTCCTGTCATGCTTATTGACAGGAAATTTCTATGACAGCAGGTGATTCTTGTACCAGTGACCTACACACCTTTGTCCATTCCCTTGCTCACCTCCCCTGAAACGAGAGGTTCTCACATTTTAAACTGCATCTGAATGCCCAGATGATGCTGAGGCCGCAGGTGAGGGGAAACATTGTGAGAACCGCTGCCCCCCTAAGCAATATTGAGAGGTTTTTCAGGACAGAACTATGTCAAAGGCAAATGGTAGGCCCTTGATTTAACGTTAACttgctttaaaatgcattttcctctGGAGTCAGATATGCACAGTCAGCACCATGTGTACACCATGGTGTACATGGTCAGTTTCAATCTCCCCCAAATGACATTAAGTTTGGGCAAATGATTTCTCTAATGCTTACCCTATTTGTGACTTTAATGACAAATTAATGCACCCTTTGCTGGAAATCTGCTATTTCTTGATGAACTTGCTATTTGATGTTAAAAGAAGAGGTCTCTTACCTCACTAGATGAGCTGCTAGAATATaccttgaaaaataataataaatataatcaaaatctGGTGACCCGAAGAAATCCTCAGCATTATTCTTGAATGTTAGTGATTATTTGGGCTATGTCTCATATTACCTACATAATCATTAATATGATAagttaaaagaattgaaataaaagtaatataagcAGGTTTCTTTGTTGTTCATTATTAATTACCTTTGGAAAACAATTGGAAGAGATGAAAATGATCTTATAATTAAATGGAAGAATCTCCAGagcatttcattttatgtgaaTTAAAATTACTTACCTCTGTGGGAAATTTAGCAGATTCCTtatgggaagaaaaggagagttaACTTAACTTGCATGATTTAGCCTTAAAGTTGTACTACATAAATAGGGTCAAATAATTGAATGTTTGGGGCCTATGCCACTACTCCTCagaaattatatcatttattaggaattcattaaattaaaatatttatcatcagAGCCCTCATTCTGTGTCAAAGTAATAACACGActcaaaatgtttcatttcaaaattttcatcaaTTCTACATTATTTGTACAATATCAAATATGAACCAATTTAGGCAGATATGACTAAAGGGGACAGGGAAAAACTGTCATTTTTAAACAACTTATAAATCTCTTTCCagtttattaaaaaaggaaatttacagATGCCATTAATATTATGTTACATATTggcaatatatatcaaaaattgttcaaataaataaaatattcttaccATTTCATTTATGTTCCTTGTGGCTTccttaaagagagaagaaaaagaattagattTACTACCTCCACAGtactgtttataaaatatttccctCTGAGTACAAAGCAAAAATCTCTATTCCATAAAGAGAAGCATTAGAATGGATTCATTTTCATTGTATGAGTTGtgtgggtcctttttttttttttttttggtcataaggattggccctgagctaacatctgttgtcaatcttcctctttttgcttgaggaggattgtcgctgagctaacatctatgccaatcttcctgtattttatatgtgggatgctgtctcagcatggcttgataatggggcataggtccgtgcccaggatccaaacccacaaaccctggcctgccaaaggAAAGCATatgtacttaaccactacgcctccAAGCTGGCCCTTCATTGTATGAGTTTTGTATGAATTATATTAGAATTTCCCACTTGATGATAAACATGCAACCAGTGGTATTTATTGTCATTGCTTATTCCATCTATTATTGTATCCCCAGAGATGGTTATGTTAATTATTGCATCCCTAGAGATTGAGATAGTACTTGGAATACAggttttgttcaataaatgtttggcaaaggaatgaatgaatacacaggATTAATTTAGGCAATGCATGGataagtttgtttttttattttaatcattgttTATTCTGTTTACTGTATTAGGAAAAATATATCAATAGGCCAACTAATGTGCTTTTGGtagtaaatatatattgtttatatgaTAAACAAATTGATTTAAGTTTAGATGAgtcaatttcaagaaaaatattgcaataggaaaagaattttaaaaaagaaaatgttaggtTTGGGGCTTTTAAGAAAGCAAACCACTAAAAGACAAGCTCTTGATTCCTCATAAACTCTGGGAATTGATTCATgcaaaaatctattttcttcaaTGAATTATTCATACAATTTTTATGAAAGGATGTAATTTTGGtctaattcttttaaaacaatcttcGTTTTCAAA
This genomic window from Equus przewalskii isolate Varuska chromosome 3, EquPr2, whole genome shotgun sequence contains:
- the LOC103543859 gene encoding alpha-S2-casein; amino-acid sequence: MKFFIFTCLLAVALAKHNMEHRSSSEDSVNISQEKFKQEKYVVIPTSKESICSTSCEEATRNINEMESAKFPTEVYSSSSSSEESAKFPTEREEKEVEEKHHLKQLNKINQVYEKLNFLQYLQALRQPRIVLTPWDQTKTGDSPFIPIVNTEQLFTSEEIPKKTVDMESTEVVTEKTELTEEEKNYLKLLYYEKFTLPQYFKIVRQHQTTMDPRSHRKTNSYQIIPVLRYF